From Sphingobacterium bambusae:
GCTTCAATATCGCAGCAAGTACCAAGGCAAACACGAAATACATGATCAAGCTAACGCCTAAACCTTTCAAAACCAAACCAATAGAAAACGTACGCAGATCATCACGCTTTTTCTCTAGATCAGCGACCTGTTTATCAATCAAGTCGTCGTCCAAGCCAGCACTTTCCATGGTCTCTATCGTCATATTGATCGATTTATCGAAAATAACCTGCTGCGGCTCCGGATTGACCACATTAAATAAGGTAGATCCTACACTCGAAATAATAACGCCTATCGCTAACATCGTGAAGATACCTTTTAGGGCTTGGCTAAAAGTCCAAAAACCACCGGCTGATTTGCGCAGCATCACGGAAAAATAAGCCGCTAGGGCAATCATCAATACCATGCCTACCCCACCGGTAATCAAAGAAGCTACTTTGAAGTTTGCCGCGTTAAGCAACGCATACAACGATACGATGCTAATAACCAGTGATAATATACCTAAGTAAACGCCCAGCTTTATCCCATCTTTCTTAACCGATTCCGCCGAGAAATCATCGTTGATAGTTTGTGTCATAATTTATTGATTAAAATGTATAATAACTTGATAGATAGCAACGTCTAAAGAAGGATTCTCTGCAGCGGCCTTAAATTCTTCCAGCTGCGCAGCAGATGGCGAAGGCTCGTTAAAAAATCCGACCATGCCATAAAACAGCTCTTTCAATTCCTCCTGTGGATCCAACAAGGAGGCCACTTTCGCAATCTCTTCGTAAGAACTTTCTACCAAAATCTGGTTTGCAATAAGTTTTTCATAGATCGCATACTCGTCCTGAAACTCATCCTCTTCAACCAAAAGAAACTCTTTCAAATAGTCTTCCAATGAAGGTTCGATCTCATCATCAGCACACTCCCTAAGATATAAAAAAATATTGAGCAGTTCTGTACCGCGGTCAATGGTGTCTTCCTCAATGGCTTCCCACTCTTCGGAGTCTAGGTAGTCCTCCTCAAGCTTTTGCACATCTTCGGCAAAGAAATTGACCATCAATAGATCAAAATACACCTCGCGAAGCTCTTCAAAACGTTGGTGGTCATCAAAAGCTTCATCCAGCGCATCTACCTTCTCCATAAAAGAAGCTTCTTGATTGAACGCTTGCGTCAGCGCCTGAGCCAGCGCTGTGCTGTCGATGTTTTCTCCCTGAGCGTAGGCACTTAAACCTGCGTCAAATGCTTTTTTTACTTTTGCATCCATAGCTTATTTGTTTTCGACCAATAGGCCATTATTAATAATTGCTTTCACCTTGCCCCGCAGTTCCGCGCACAAAAGCGGGCTATTCGACGATTTGGACCTGTTGCTTTGGGCATCAAACGTCCATTGTTCGTCCACCGAGAAAAGAACAAGATTGGCGGCGCTGCCGGAAGTTAATGCTGGAACCGGCTGTCCTACGATTTCACGAGGAGCAATCGCCAATTTCTGCACAATAGCTTCCGCATCTAGCCCTGCTCTAACCAATAGTGGAAGAGTTGTTTGAAGCCCGATGATTCCGTCCTTCGCAATTTGGAATTCGACATTTTTAAATTCCACTTCATGCGGTGTATGTTGGGATACTACGGCGTCTATCGTACCATCGCTTAATCCTTGCAACAGCGCATCGATATCCTTCTTGGTGCGTAGCGGCGGATTTACCTTGTAGTTGCTATCAAAGCCCTGCACCTCTTCATCACTGAATACTAGGTTATGTGCCGCAACATCGCAGGTCACGCGAATACCTTTCTTCTTCGCATTCTTGATAAGCTCTACAGACTCTGCTGTAGAAATACAGGTAAAGTGTATTGGAGCATCGTTATACTCGGCTAGAAAAAGATCGCGAGACACCATCAACGATTCGGCCAAGTTGGGTTTCCCTTTCATGCCCAAATATGTGCTCACCTCCCCTTCGTTCATCTGGTTTCCACCCGCAACCGAATCATCTTCCGCAAAGGAAATAATTAGTGCATCAATGCCTTTGCTATACAATAGTGCGCGAGACATCAGCCCGGCCTGCTGCACGGCGTGGTTACCATCCGAAAAGGCGATAGCTCCAACAGTTTGCATATCATATATCTCCGCCAGTTCTTTTCCTTCCCGCTTCTTGCTGATCGCGCCTATCGGGTGCACATCCACTGCGCTACCTTTCGCCGCATTCACCACCAATGCCACTTCCGAACGACTGTGCAACGGTGGATTCGTATTGGGGTATACCGCAACAGCGGTATACCCGCCTGCCGCAGCAGCACGCGTACCTGTTACGATATCTTCTTTGGTCTCCAAACCGGGCTCGCCAAAATTCGCATGTAAATCAAAAAAACCCGCCGAAACAACACATCCACTTCCATCGATCACAACGGCTTTCTGATCGTTTAGCTCCACTTTCGAGGATACCTTACTAACCAAGCCCTTTTCTATCAGAATATCGACGACTTCGCCATCGAGCGGATGATGGGGGGACACAAGTTTCGCGGAAGAGATTAAAATAGTGTTCATGGGTATTATCTATACAAATTTAATATCAAAAATGGAATGGGTAAGAAGGTCGACTCCAGCAGCGACTGGTGTAACAAGGGCTGTCTTTTTTCTGACGAAAAACCAATGAAATATGGCGTATATACATCCAAATCTGCGGGTTGCTTCATTGAAAAACAAATGTACGAAATATATCGTTACACACCTGCCAAAAATACATGTTTTTATTGGCTCTCGCCCCACGAATAGCTGTCGACATCGATATCGCATAAAGCAAGAACCCGGTCTATCACGGTCGCAGCTAGTTCCTCGAAGGTATTGGGCAAACTGTAGAAAGAAGGGCTCGCCGGACAGATGATACCACCTGTCTGCGTTACCAAAGCCATATTTTGCAGATGTATGCTACTCAAGGGTGTTTCCCGTGTAATCAACAGCAACTTTCGCCTTTCTTTTAGCACCACATCTGCGGCACGGGTAGTCAAGTCAGACGATGTGCCATGCGCTATACGGGAAAGCGTCCCCATTGAACAAGGGCAAACGATCATTGTTCCAAAGCCCGCAGACCCCGAAGCGAAGGGAGCCATAAAATCGCCTTTGCTGTAGAATTTAAATGGATATTTCAAATAATCTTCATTACCCAATTCAAACTTCCATACATCTTTTGCGTTATCCGACATCACAACGGCCACCTCTTGAACCTGGTTTTCCAGTAGGCATAGCTTATCCAACAAAACTTTCGCGTAAATAGAACCACTGGCTCCCGTAACAGCAACGACGATTTTTTTTCTTTGCATATCTTTCAATAGAAAACAAAGCTAATAAAAAAGGGTCGAATAAGACTATTCGACCCTACATCTACCTATGAAAAACATGCCCTTGGGGAGGGCATTACAAAAGTAACGCTAAGTTTAAAATTAGCCAACTACTCGTAAAGTTTTTTTAATTAATGTAGAACATTCACTACAGCCATTAACAAGAATATCATAAAACAAAAGATCTATTAAAATTTCTATGACGAAAAACCAAAATTTATACTATTTCTTCAAGACAATAGAAATGGTAGTTGCTTGACTATGTAACAATTACTTCGCTAAGCCTTGGTATATCGAACGAATAACAAGCCAAAAAGCCTGTTGAAAACGTGAAATGTTACCCACATAATGTTTGATTTTCGTATTTTTTTATTTAATTCGTATGCGTCAAACAACAAAGGGATGAGTTTATACAAGCTAGAAGAATACATAGAGACGGGCAATCATCATGATTTGGAAATATTGCTCCGTTCACAACCGGAGTTACTCAGGGAAAAAACAAGCCACGATATTTCACCTTTGCTCTTGGCCTGCTACTACCACAAAGATCAGGTGATACGAACAATCCTAAACCACCTAACCACCATCACTATCCATGAAGCCTGCGCTATTGGCTTGGCTCCTCAGGTGGAAATGATGATTAAACAAAAGCCAGACGTGATTGACGAACTTTCTTCCCACGGATTCACCCCCTTGGGCATGGCCACCCACTTCGGACAGGAAGACGTCGTGCGCATTCTACTGGCAAAACGTGCCGATCCCAACATCTGTTCTCAAAATGGTTATCACGTGTATCCCTTGCATACCGCTTTGACGGGTCAATATGATCAAATCAGTAAGATGTTGGTGGAAGCAGGCGCTGAAGTTAACGTGATGCAAAATGCACGCATCAGCCCGCTGCATATCGCTGCGCAGCAAGGAAGCATCGAAATGATCATCGTGTTGCTGGAAAATGGAGCCGATATCAGCCTGAAAACGGATATGGGTGCCACAGCGGCGGATTTAGCATTCGAAAAAGGATACCGCGAAATTGCAGAGATCTTACGCGTCAACTAGATTTTAAAATAGCGTGCCCCACCATACAGGATAGGCATCGCTTTCTGTCGCAATAGTTTCTTTTGAGATGCAATAGTGCCTGCGAGTCGACAGCCGAGCGGGCTACACAACCGCGAGCACTGTAAGCGCGCACAATCGCGTTATTCTCTACCTTTGTAGTCGCCAGCCACTCCAATGCTCGATCCTGCAACGCAGCCAAGCCCATCATTTTTGCGTAGGCAAATGTAATCGGAACAAAAGCATTGATCAGCAAATGGTTTATAAAATCTTTCGATAAGCTCAGCTCGTGCCCCACAGTCTTTTGGTCAAATCGATAGTGGCACCTCCAATAATTAGAGGAGGTGGGCGCCGCGAAGATGGCTAACAGTTCATCCACGCTTCTACAGGTTAACATCCGCTCGAACAGGTAGGGGTTGGAAGCATAGACAGCTGCGAGTTGCGCAAGTCTAAAGGTGGGAAAATTTGCCGGCCGCATCCGCATAAATTTCCAGGCAAATCCAGTCAATTCCTCCAATCCGTGCAGGCTGCGCAGATACGAAAATTCAGTCCGCAGATACAAAGCATAGTCATCTTCCGTATTCGCCAGTAAACCTGCCTGCCCAAACAAGAGCGCTTCGATCTTTAACGGCTCCTTGCGGTACTTTCTAATCAGACTAAGGTTGACCACACGCCCCAGCTGCATAAAAGCTTCCGCATTGACCTTCATGCCGAAACTACGGCACAGCTGCCTAAAAAGCACGCACTCCCAATCTCCTTTGGTCTCTTCATAGCTTGCAGAGATACGCGCATATTGTACCTCTAGGCGTTCCACGGCCATGCGATCCAGCATCTGGCGCTGAACGATAGCAGAAACCGAGGCCAAATGTCGCTCGCAGGGTATCCAATGCAAATTATGCATCACCTCCCGATAACGCAGGATAACATCCACTCCCAACAACTTGCCCAATAATAAACAAGGCACGCAGCTACCGTCTTCTCGGTATATTGGTTCACCATTTTCATACACCACATGCAAGATCACATTGTTGTAGGCGGCATCACGATGATGGCCGTGCTTTACCCAATCTGCTCCATCCACATGGATTTCCACATGTCCTGTCCAAAGGGTTTCCCCTATGGAAATCCGTGCATACAGAAAATCGGGACCCGCATCTCGATTAAGTTCGCCGACAAATTGAATTTTGATTTCCTCGTCATCTGTGCTATAAAGTTCTAATTGGTTAAAAAGCCTAAATTGCCAGATGAAATGTAGTAGTTCTTCTGCAATCATAGGTTAAATATACAAAGCTAAAACTCAGCATACAAAAAAAATTATTAACACGTTTTTTATTATATTTATGAAAAGCAAACACGATGAGCAACTACGAACAACGGTTTAAAGCCTCAAAAAGCTTTAAACAGGAAAAATACCCTACCGATATCTCCGCCGAGATAAACCCCGAATGGGCCAAAGAGGAGCTAAAGAAAATACGCAAAAAATTAGCGAAGATCCAAGACATGATGTATGCACATAACCGCTACAATGTGCTCATCTGTTTCCAAGGTATGGATACGGCCGGCAAAGATAGTCTTATCCGCGAGCTCTTTAAAGAGTTTAACGCGCGCGGTGTAGAGGTAAATAGCTTCAAAACACCCACCTCCTTAGAACTGCAGCACGATTTTTTGTGGCGACACTACATCAAGCTTCCAGCAAAGGGAAAGTTTGGCGTCTTCAACCGAACACATTACGAAAATGTACTGGTCACCCGTGTGCATCCCGAGTATCTACTGCATGAAAACCTACCCGGAATTGAGGAGGTCAAAGATATTCCGAAAACATTTTGGAAAGATCGCTTTACACAAATCAATAACTTCGAAAAATTGCTGACCGAAGGCAAAATGATTGTCCTCAAGTTTTACTTGCACCTCAGCAAGGAAGAACAGAAAACTAGGCTGTTGCGCCGGTTAGACAAAGGCGAGCACAATTGGAAATTCTCCCCCGCCGATTTGGCCGAAAGAAAGCTATGGGATCGTTATATGGATTGCTATGAGGAAGCCATTCAGCAAACGAGCAAGCCACATGCCCCTTGGCATATTATTCCGGCAGACAATAAAGATGTGGCGCGCTACCTAGTCGCGAAAATCCTACTGGAAAAACTCTCCAAATACAAGGATATTGACTACCCCGAGCTGGACGAATCCATACAGGAACAACTCAAACACTATCGCAAAGAGTTGGAAAAAGACTAGCTACAAAAAAGCGGTGCTTGATCCGCCATCCAGAGGAATGGCTGTCCCCGTTAGGAAAGAAGCTTGTTCGGAAGCCAAGAAAGCAACCAAACTGCCGTATTCTTCCGGTCGCCCCAATCTACGCATCGGGATGGAAGAGATACGTGCTTTTTTTACATCCGCAAAAGACAGATCCTGCCGCTCCGCCTGTAGCTTCATCAGTGCATTAAGCCGATCGGTATCGAAAAAACCCGTCAATACGGAGTTCACCGTGATATTGTGCTTGGCCACTTCCGTGGCCAACGATTTGCTCCAGCTAGCCAGCGCTGTCCGCATCGTGTTCGATAAAATAAGGCTGTCGCTAGGTTTTTTCACGGTCATCGAAGAAACATTGATCACCCGTCCAAACTTTTGATCCTGCATGTAGGGTATGGCTAGCGAAGTGGTAAACACGGCATTTTGAAACAACAGCTCGAACGCTCCTTGGTAATCTTGCTCTTCTTTAGAAAAAAGATTACCCGCCGAAGGGCCATGGGTATTATTAACCAAGATATCGACATTGTCATTCGCAAAAAAATGACTCATCTTCTCTTTATGGGTATCGTAATCGTTAAAATCTGTCAGCAGGTAGCTGTGGTGTTGGTTATCGGTTGCATCCAACTCCTTGAGCACCGCTCTTAGCTTATCTTCATTTCTAGCCATCAAAACCACCTCCGCGCCGCAAGCGGCCAAGGCCATGGCAATAGCTTTTCCAATGCCGGAACTGCTTCCGCCCACCAATGCTCTTTTTCCTTTTAATGATATATGCATAATATGCTATTTATTGTGCAATCAATACGGGTATCTTGACTGCGTGCCTTAATTTGTTCACTGTTTCACCAAAAATAATATCTTTCAAACCGGTATGCCCGTGGCTACCAACGATCAGCAGATCTGCTCCGTGCTGTTCGCAGCATTCCTTGATCGCTTTTATCCGATTGTTGTACCGCAACGCATAGTCTACCTCATAGTTGCGCTCGCGCAACAGTGCCGCATACTGCTTTAAACGCTCCATATCTTCCCTAGCCTCCAAGTCGTCACTTAGGCCGCCGGTATACTTTACACTAGCACTCTCCACCACGTGAATCAACAACAGCTTACAGCTACTGGGGCTATATTGCAGCACTTGGCTAATCACCTTCTCGTCGGATTTGGAAAAATCCAAGGCCAAAAGAATCGTGCGGAACGATGATGCCGCTCGAAATTCCATCTCTTCAAAAGAAGCGTGCACATCCAAGCGCGTCGGTTTACGCTTCATCACCCACGGGTACACAATAGTCATCAATAACAGCAGCAATAGTCCCAATGCGCCAACAACAATCAACGCCTGCAGGAAAATATTGTCCACATCTTGTAACCATCCGCGCACTTCCTCAAAAACCAACTGAAAGTTGAGCACAGCAATAACAGCAGCAATCAGCCAACTGAAAAAACGAAGATAGGGCCCAATAACAAACTCTCCCATCTTCTCCCTATCGCTCACAAAATGAATCAATGGAATCACCGCAAAAGCAAGCTGCATACTTAAGAGCACCTGCGAGAAAATAAGCATCTGCCCCACCTCTTTGTCACCAAAGAGCACAATCACCACGACCGCGGGCACAATAGCCAGCAAGCGTGTTAGCAAGCGGCGCAGCAGCGGGCTAATACGCAGACGAAGGTAGCCTTCCATCACGATCTGCCCCGCCAAGGTTCCGGTAATCGTCGAACTCTGCCCAGCCAAAATCAGGGCTACCGCAAATAATTTGGGCGCCCAGTCGGTGCCCAGCGTTGTGCCCAGCAGCCGGTAGGCATCCTGAAGCT
This genomic window contains:
- a CDS encoding dihydroorotase, with the translated sequence MNTILISSAKLVSPHHPLDGEVVDILIEKGLVSKVSSKVELNDQKAVVIDGSGCVVSAGFFDLHANFGEPGLETKEDIVTGTRAAAAGGYTAVAVYPNTNPPLHSRSEVALVVNAAKGSAVDVHPIGAISKKREGKELAEIYDMQTVGAIAFSDGNHAVQQAGLMSRALLYSKGIDALIISFAEDDSVAGGNQMNEGEVSTYLGMKGKPNLAESLMVSRDLFLAEYNDAPIHFTCISTAESVELIKNAKKKGIRVTCDVAAHNLVFSDEEVQGFDSNYKVNPPLRTKKDIDALLQGLSDGTIDAVVSQHTPHEVEFKNVEFQIAKDGIIGLQTTLPLLVRAGLDAEAIVQKLAIAPREIVGQPVPALTSGSAANLVLFSVDEQWTFDAQSNRSKSSNSPLLCAELRGKVKAIINNGLLVENK
- a CDS encoding DUF4199 domain-containing protein, whose protein sequence is MTQTINDDFSAESVKKDGIKLGVYLGILSLVISIVSLYALLNAANFKVASLITGGVGMVLMIALAAYFSVMLRKSAGGFWTFSQALKGIFTMLAIGVIISSVGSTLFNVVNPEPQQVIFDKSINMTIETMESAGLDDDLIDKQVADLEKKRDDLRTFSIGLVLKGLGVSLIMYFVFALVLAAILKRERPAFLQVNNPGDAAHPWQDNN
- a CDS encoding SDR family oxidoreductase; the encoded protein is MHISLKGKRALVGGSSSGIGKAIAMALAACGAEVVLMARNEDKLRAVLKELDATDNQHHSYLLTDFNDYDTHKEKMSHFFANDNVDILVNNTHGPSAGNLFSKEEQDYQGAFELLFQNAVFTTSLAIPYMQDQKFGRVINVSSMTVKKPSDSLILSNTMRTALASWSKSLATEVAKHNITVNSVLTGFFDTDRLNALMKLQAERQDLSFADVKKARISSIPMRRLGRPEEYGSLVAFLASEQASFLTGTAIPLDGGSSTAFL
- a CDS encoding ankyrin repeat domain-containing protein translates to MSLYKLEEYIETGNHHDLEILLRSQPELLREKTSHDISPLLLACYYHKDQVIRTILNHLTTITIHEACAIGLAPQVEMMIKQKPDVIDELSSHGFTPLGMATHFGQEDVVRILLAKRADPNICSQNGYHVYPLHTALTGQYDQISKMLVEAGAEVNVMQNARISPLHIAAQQGSIEMIIVLLENGADISLKTDMGATAADLAFEKGYREIAEILRVN
- a CDS encoding PPK2 family polyphosphate kinase; this translates as MSNYEQRFKASKSFKQEKYPTDISAEINPEWAKEELKKIRKKLAKIQDMMYAHNRYNVLICFQGMDTAGKDSLIRELFKEFNARGVEVNSFKTPTSLELQHDFLWRHYIKLPAKGKFGVFNRTHYENVLVTRVHPEYLLHENLPGIEEVKDIPKTFWKDRFTQINNFEKLLTEGKMIVLKFYLHLSKEEQKTRLLRRLDKGEHNWKFSPADLAERKLWDRYMDCYEEAIQQTSKPHAPWHIIPADNKDVARYLVAKILLEKLSKYKDIDYPELDESIQEQLKHYRKELEKD
- a CDS encoding UbiX family flavin prenyltransferase, with product MQRKKIVVAVTGASGSIYAKVLLDKLCLLENQVQEVAVVMSDNAKDVWKFELGNEDYLKYPFKFYSKGDFMAPFASGSAGFGTMIVCPCSMGTLSRIAHGTSSDLTTRAADVVLKERRKLLLITRETPLSSIHLQNMALVTQTGGIICPASPSFYSLPNTFEELAATVIDRVLALCDIDVDSYSWGESQ
- a CDS encoding DUF2851 family protein is translated as MIAEELLHFIWQFRLFNQLELYSTDDEEIKIQFVGELNRDAGPDFLYARISIGETLWTGHVEIHVDGADWVKHGHHRDAAYNNVILHVVYENGEPIYREDGSCVPCLLLGKLLGVDVILRYREVMHNLHWIPCERHLASVSAIVQRQMLDRMAVERLEVQYARISASYEETKGDWECVLFRQLCRSFGMKVNAEAFMQLGRVVNLSLIRKYRKEPLKIEALLFGQAGLLANTEDDYALYLRTEFSYLRSLHGLEELTGFAWKFMRMRPANFPTFRLAQLAAVYASNPYLFERMLTCRSVDELLAIFAAPTSSNYWRCHYRFDQKTVGHELSLSKDFINHLLINAFVPITFAYAKMMGLAALQDRALEWLATTKVENNAIVRAYSARGCVARSAVDSQALLHLKRNYCDRKRCLSCMVGHAILKSS
- a CDS encoding Nramp family divalent metal transporter is translated as MKDAHQHKSLDDVHESVSVHQGKSKLKRLLSFFGPAYLISVGYMDPGNWATDLAGGSQFGYALLWVLLMSNLMALLLQSLCARLGIVRGKDLAQCNREIYPKRMNFVLYVLAELAIAACDLAEVLGMAIGLNLLFGIDILWGVLISFVDTFLLLYLQRLGMRKLELFIVGLIALIGMCFLVEMFFAQPQLGEVMQGFVPSLPNNAALYIAIGIIGATVMPHNLYLHSALVQTRKIEKTPVAIRRAIKYNFFDSAIALNIAFFVNAAILILAASVFHKNGMHDVAELQDAYRLLGTTLGTDWAPKLFAVALILAGQSSTITGTLAGQIVMEGYLRLRISPLLRRLLTRLLAIVPAVVVIVLFGDKEVGQMLIFSQVLLSMQLAFAVIPLIHFVSDREKMGEFVIGPYLRFFSWLIAAVIAVLNFQLVFEEVRGWLQDVDNIFLQALIVVGALGLLLLLLMTIVYPWVMKRKPTRLDVHASFEEMEFRAASSFRTILLALDFSKSDEKVISQVLQYSPSSCKLLLIHVVESASVKYTGGLSDDLEAREDMERLKQYAALLRERNYEVDYALRYNNRIKAIKECCEQHGADLLIVGSHGHTGLKDIIFGETVNKLRHAVKIPVLIAQ